The Malus sylvestris chromosome 12, drMalSylv7.2, whole genome shotgun sequence genome contains a region encoding:
- the LOC126591868 gene encoding protein trichome birefringence-like 35, with protein MQQWQRWKWNKKKTHVPALVFFFFLFIVFSNLHSQRRILQIQESPDRVYHRQDSVTFVKPNLFTQQNHAPEVLDRFSTCNSTREYSGQKILWTDRTPEYGNRRESLERCDVFSGKWVFDNASYPLYKESECPYMSDQLACHKHGRPDLGYQYWRWQPHNCNLKRWNVTEMWEKLRGKRLMFVGDSLNRGQWISMVCLLQSVIPSDKRSMSPNAELTIFKAEEYNATVEFLWAPLLVESNSDDPVNHRTSDRIIRPDSVLKHASIWENADILIFNSYLWWRQGPVKLLWSAEANGVCEEVDGLGAMELAMGAWADWASKVNPLKKQVFFVTMSPTHLWSREWKQESEGNCYSEKSPIDLEGYWGSGSDLPTMSMVETVLSKLSSKVSVINITQLSEYRKDGHPSIYRKFWEPLKPEQLSKPTSYSDCIHWCLPGVPDVWNELLFQFL; from the exons ATGCAGCAGTGGCAGAGGTGGAAGTGGAACAAGAAGAAAACCCATGTTCCTGCGCTGgtgttcttcttctttctgttcATAGTTTTCTCGAATCTCCACAGCCAACGCAGAATTCTGCAAATTCAAGAGAGCCCTGATCGCGTTTATCACCGTCAAGATTCAGTCACTTTTGTAAAGCCAAATCTTTTCACCCAGCAAAACCATGCTCCAG AGGTTTTGGATAGATTCAGTACATGCAACTCCACCAGAGAGTACAGTGGCCAGAAAATTCTGTGGACTGACCGGACGCCGGAGTACGGTAACCGGAGAGAGAGTTTGGAGAGGTGTGATGTGTTTTCCGGCAAATGGGTGTTTGATAATGCGTCGTATCCGCTGTACAAGGAGTCGGAGTGCCCTTACATGTCGGACCAGTTGGCCTGTCACAAGCATGGGAGGCCTGATTTGGGGTACCAGTACTGGAGATGGCAACCCCACAATTGCAACTTGAAGAG ATGGAATGTGACTGAAATGTGGGAGAAGTTGAGAGGCAAAAGGCTAATGTTTGTAGGGGATTCATTAAACCGAGGGCAATGGATATCAATGGTCTGTTTGTTACAATCTGTGATTCCTTCAGATAAGAGATCAATGTCACCGAACGCTGAACTTACTATTTTCAAAGCAGAG GAATATAATGCAACTGTGGAATTTCTCTGGGCTCCGCTTCTTGTAGAATCTAATTCTGATGATCCGGTGAATCACCGAACATCCGATCGGATAATCCGACCAGATTCAGTTCTTAAGCATGCATCAATATGGGAGAATGCTGATATATTGATATTCAATTCCTACCTGTGGTGGAGACAAGGCCCAGTTAAGCTGCT ATGGAGCGCGGAAGCAAATGGTGTTTGTGAAGAAGTAGACGGCCTTGGAGCCATGGAGTTGGCCATGGGGGCTTGGGCAGACTGGGCTTCTAAGGTCAATCCCCTCAAGAAGCAGGTCTTCTTCGTCACAATGTCTCCTACACATCTCTG GAGTCGAGAATGGAAACAAGAAAGTGAAGGTAATTGTTACAGTGAGAAATCCCCCATTGACTTGGAGGGCTACTGGGGAAGTGGTTCTGACCTGCCTACCATGAGCATGGTGGAGACGGTCCTCAGCAAGTTGAGTTCCAAGGTTTCTGTCATCAACATTACGCAATTATCGGAGTACCGGAAAGATGGTCACCCTTCCATTTACCGCAAATTCTGGGAGCCACTGAAGCCAGAACAATTGTCTAAGCCCACAAGTTACTCGGATTGCATACACTGGTGCTTGCCTGGTGTACCTGACGTATGGAACGAGTTGCTATTCCAATTCTTGTAA